In the Syntrophorhabdus sp. genome, GCCTGACGGTCCATAGAGGGGATGAGGAAAAGATCAATGATCCATCCGACGAACAGAAGTCCCAAGGTAAAGAACCAGATCGTACCCGTGACTGGTTTGCCATAGTAGAACCGGTGGGAACCCGTGAAGCCGAATATCCACAGTATGTAACCGACCGATTTCAGATGTGTATCGTTTGGATTGCTCACGAGCGTCTCTTTGTGGTTCGGCTTTAAGCATCTCACCACAAATCAGCCGGAGACTGCTTTGTGGTGACCTGTTGTAATTATACCATCCCGAAAGTCAGATTATTTACGCGTCCCCTCGGCTCTCGGCTCCGTTCCACACCCATGCCCTGTATCGATATCGGGGGGGGAAAGATCGAACTGTTCCACCACCTCATCTCTTCAGGTCCCGATAGAAGTTCTCGTGGACACCCAGGCCAAGCAGGAAGAGCGCCTCTTCATCACACTCATAAGCCAGGAGGAACTCCTGGTCAAGGACACGGAATTTGTACACCCGCACACCGGCCAGGTCGCCTTTCTTCTCTTCGCCACATATTGGATCCGACATGATATGCCTGATCGCCTCGTTGACCGGCTTGACCTGATTACGGTGAAGCTTCTTGTAGACGCGCCGGAAATATGGCGACTGGACAATGTTCATTCTTCAGAGCGGAATTCGAAGGGCTCGAACTCGCCCTGCTTTTTCGCTGCCAGGATGTCCCGGATCAGCTCACCCGGAAGGTCCGGGTTGTCCAGGGCAGCCTTTCCGATCCGGGCCCAGTAAGCCACCTGCAGGGGAACGGTCCTGCTTTC is a window encoding:
- a CDS encoding type II toxin-antitoxin system RelE/ParE family toxin, with the protein product MNIVQSPYFRRVYKKLHRNQVKPVNEAIRHIMSDPICGEEKKGDLAGVRVYKFRVLDQEFLLAYECDEEALFLLGLGVHENFYRDLKR